The following proteins are encoded in a genomic region of Arcobacter cloacae:
- a CDS encoding TRAP transporter large permease codes for MVITTLFVLLFAFMLFGVPVAVALGTTTLITSFIFTDLDLMGVSSKIFDGLNKYTLMAIPMFILAGALLARGSSASRIIEFAKSLVGHLPGGLPIAAILASIIFAAVSGSSPATVAAIGSVMYGAIKQAGYNEQFAIGTIATSGTLGILIPPSIVFIVYGVTADQSIGKLFMAGVIPGLMIGAMMMVATYFLAKRSGFKSGKRASFKEQYKAFKDAFWALMIIVIVIGGIYGGIFTPTEAGAFSVMYALFISMFVYKDTKFKDLYQIVLDSAQTSSMIFFIIANAMLFAHFLTDEQIPQQITQMIIDANVSPLVFLLIVNIVLLLMGQFMEPSSVVMITVPLLLPIGVALGIDPIHLGVIMVVNMEIGMITPPVGLNLFVASGITGLSLKQVVVASLPMTTVLLIGLMLVTYIPAISLWLPTLMYG; via the coding sequence ATGGTTATCACTACTTTATTTGTTTTATTATTTGCCTTCATGTTATTTGGAGTACCTGTTGCTGTTGCTTTAGGAACTACTACATTAATTACATCATTTATCTTTACAGATTTAGATTTAATGGGTGTATCATCTAAAATTTTTGATGGTTTAAATAAATATACACTTATGGCTATTCCTATGTTTATTCTTGCTGGTGCTTTATTAGCAAGGGGTTCATCAGCTTCAAGAATAATTGAATTTGCAAAAAGTTTAGTAGGGCATCTTCCAGGGGGGCTTCCAATTGCTGCTATTCTAGCATCTATTATTTTTGCAGCTGTTAGTGGAAGTTCACCAGCAACGGTTGCTGCTATTGGTTCTGTTATGTATGGAGCTATTAAACAAGCTGGATACAATGAGCAGTTTGCAATAGGAACAATAGCAACTTCAGGAACATTAGGTATTTTAATTCCTCCATCTATTGTATTTATCGTTTATGGGGTAACAGCTGATCAATCTATTGGTAAACTATTTATGGCAGGGGTAATTCCAGGTCTTATGATAGGTGCTATGATGATGGTTGCAACTTATTTTTTAGCTAAAAGAAGTGGATTTAAATCAGGGAAAAGAGCTAGTTTTAAAGAACAATACAAAGCTTTTAAAGATGCATTTTGGGCATTGATGATTATTGTTATAGTTATTGGTGGGATTTATGGAGGTATTTTCACTCCAACAGAAGCAGGTGCATTTAGTGTTATGTATGCTCTATTTATCTCTATGTTTGTTTATAAAGATACAAAATTTAAAGATTTATATCAAATAGTTTTAGATTCAGCACAAACAAGTTCGATGATTTTCTTTATTATTGCAAATGCTATGCTTTTTGCTCACTTCTTAACAGATGAACAAATTCCACAGCAAATAACACAAATGATAATTGATGCAAATGTTAGTCCTTTAGTGTTCTTATTAATTGTAAATATTGTTTTATTATTAATGGGACAATTTATGGAACCAAGTTCAGTTGTTATGATTACAGTTCCACTTTTACTTCCTATTGGAGTAGCTTTAGGAATTGACCCTATTCATTTAGGTGTTATTATGGTTGTAAATATGGAAATAGGAATGATAACCCCGCCTGTTGGGCTCAACCTCTTTGTGGCAAGTGGAATTACGGGACTTAGTTTAAAACAAGTTGTTGTAGCTTCACTTCCTATGACAACAGTGTTACTTATTGGATTAATGTTGGTAACTTATATTCCAGCTATTTCTTTATGGCTTCCAACTTTAATGTATGGATAA
- a CDS encoding response regulator transcription factor, with the protein MKNNSLSKLCAFTVLYVEDEDGIRNNIEEILKHFFKEVYSAKNCSEASIKYLQFKPDLIITDIRMGNETGIDFIKKIRQTDSKTRVIITSAYTDLEYLLKATELHLVKYIVKPITNDNLMEALELFVKSFDDNKIYTLTQNWFFDYTKSIVSNGNEDFLLTKKEAMFLKLLVSKNRIITYEELENSIWDDDSVMTANAMRLFIKNLRKKLPENFLKNVQGIGYYHDTKAILEL; encoded by the coding sequence ATGAAAAATAATTCATTAAGCAAACTTTGCGCCTTTACAGTTTTGTATGTTGAAGACGAAGATGGGATTAGAAATAATATTGAAGAGATTTTAAAACATTTTTTTAAAGAAGTTTATAGTGCCAAAAATTGTAGTGAAGCCTCTATTAAATATCTGCAATTTAAACCTGATTTGATTATTACTGATATTAGAATGGGAAATGAAACAGGAATAGATTTTATTAAAAAAATTAGACAAACTGATTCTAAAACAAGAGTTATTATAACTTCTGCATATACTGATTTAGAGTATTTATTGAAAGCTACAGAGTTGCATTTGGTGAAATATATTGTAAAACCCATAACAAATGATAATTTGATGGAAGCTTTAGAACTTTTTGTTAAATCTTTTGATGATAATAAAATATATACTTTAACTCAAAATTGGTTTTTTGATTACACTAAATCAATAGTTTCAAATGGAAATGAAGATTTTCTTCTTACAAAAAAAGAGGCAATGTTTTTAAAATTGCTTGTTAGTAAAAATAGAATAATTACCTATGAAGAGCTTGAAAATTCAATTTGGGATGATGATTCTGTTATGACTGCAAATGCAATGAGGCTTTTTATAAAAAACTTAAGAAAAAAATTACCAGAGAATTTTTTGAAAAATGTTCAAGGAATTGGATATTATCACGATACAAAAGCTATTTTGGAATTATAA
- a CDS encoding cache domain-containing protein — protein sequence MNYSMEKNLSKIIIFTFIIIMSSMIFAISYFYVNNTYDNFEIEMDKFVKEYYQEKKKTLKKEIHTVIDILNYNIAKSNLSDEELKQDAIKLLNNINFEENKSNYFFAYEVINMQGGDDFAILVVNPNRPDLVGKLISTNYEDTDGKKFREDFMKDIRKTGESYTLYAYKKPNSNESKYKLSYFKYYEKFNWIIAVGIYTDDIENEIEIKREDLKQRIKKQIVQNVVLFLMFLSIAILISIAISQKIDDILKNYEEKVRRNANELESLNQSLEEKVKIEIEKNREKEQLLVQKSKFIALGEMISNIAHQWRQPLSELSSILMFIKFKFDLNTLDSQTMDKKSKEATQVLEYMSHTIDDFRNFFMPKKDKEEFYLNKVINSIMTIVSTGLKNNNINVEINIDDNITLKTYLNEYQQVILNILKNAKDVLIEKNIENPLIKIGTKIDETHIILTIEDNGGGVFVEPLNKIFEPYFTTKSKSDGTGIGLYMSKIIVEKNMQGILKVKNTNLGAKFYICIPKNN from the coding sequence TTGAATTATAGTATGGAAAAAAATCTATCTAAAATCATCATTTTTACATTTATTATCATTATGTCATCAATGATTTTTGCAATTTCATATTTTTATGTAAATAATACCTATGACAATTTTGAAATAGAGATGGATAAATTTGTAAAAGAGTATTATCAAGAGAAAAAAAAGACTCTAAAAAAAGAGATTCATACTGTAATTGATATTTTAAATTACAATATTGCCAAATCAAATTTAAGTGATGAAGAACTAAAACAAGATGCCATTAAACTTCTAAATAATATCAATTTTGAAGAGAATAAAAGTAATTATTTCTTTGCATATGAAGTAATAAATATGCAAGGAGGAGACGATTTTGCAATTTTAGTTGTGAATCCAAATCGACCTGATTTAGTTGGAAAATTAATCTCTACAAATTATGAAGATACTGATGGGAAAAAATTTAGAGAAGATTTTATGAAAGATATTAGAAAAACGGGAGAATCTTACACTTTATATGCCTATAAAAAACCAAATTCTAATGAATCAAAATATAAACTCTCTTATTTTAAATATTATGAAAAATTTAACTGGATTATTGCCGTTGGAATTTATACAGATGATATTGAAAATGAAATTGAAATAAAAAGAGAAGATTTAAAACAAAGAATAAAAAAACAAATTGTGCAAAATGTAGTTTTATTTTTGATGTTTTTATCTATTGCTATATTAATTTCAATAGCAATTTCACAAAAAATTGATGATATATTAAAAAATTATGAAGAAAAAGTTAGAAGAAATGCAAATGAACTTGAATCATTAAATCAATCATTAGAAGAAAAAGTAAAAATTGAAATTGAAAAGAATAGAGAAAAAGAGCAACTTTTAGTTCAAAAATCAAAATTTATAGCCTTAGGTGAAATGATTTCAAATATTGCTCATCAATGGAGACAGCCATTAAGTGAACTCTCTTCTATTTTAATGTTTATAAAATTTAAGTTTGATTTAAATACTCTTGATAGTCAAACTATGGATAAAAAATCTAAAGAAGCGACTCAAGTTTTAGAGTATATGTCTCACACAATTGATGATTTTAGAAACTTTTTCATGCCAAAAAAAGATAAAGAAGAGTTTTATTTAAATAAAGTTATTAATAGTATTATGACTATTGTTTCTACTGGATTAAAAAACAATAATATAAATGTAGAGATTAATATTGATGATAATATTACTTTAAAAACCTATTTAAATGAGTACCAACAAGTAATTTTAAATATTTTAAAAAATGCAAAAGATGTATTAATAGAAAAAAATATAGAAAATCCTCTAATTAAAATAGGAACAAAAATAGATGAAACTCATATTATTTTAACTATAGAAGATAATGGTGGTGGAGTTTTTGTGGAACCCTTAAATAAAATATTTGAACCATACTTTACCACAAAATCAAAAAGTGATGGAACTGGTATTGGACTTTATATGTCTAAAATAATTGTAGAAAAAAATATGCAAGGTATTTTAAAAGTAAAAAACACAAATCTTGGAGCAAAGTTTTATATTTGTATTCCTAAAAATAATTAA
- a CDS encoding TRAP transporter substrate-binding protein codes for MKKIVLGTIAAAMLATAGLAADYIMKVSHVVSASTPKGKAADFFEKRVEELSGGKIDVQVFPNSQLYGDGEEMKALVMNNVQLIMPSLSKFTSIAPQMQLFDLPFIFRDKAHLYNVMDGEVGAILKSKIDEKKQMMAMDYWDAGFKHFSSSKHPIVTPEDAKGLKFRIQSSKVLEAQFKAVGGNPQVLPFSEVYSALQQGVVDATENPLSNFYTKKFHEVQSNLTLSSHGYLGYLVVMNTKFWNSLPKDLQENITQAMKEATELERRESTIEDENIMEALRKYSKDTNKLEIIELTPEQKQQWQKVMADVYPKFYDVIGEDLIKKAIDTK; via the coding sequence ATGAAAAAAATAGTTTTAGGAACAATTGCAGCAGCAATGTTAGCAACAGCAGGATTGGCTGCTGATTATATTATGAAAGTAAGCCACGTTGTAAGTGCTAGTACACCAAAAGGAAAAGCAGCAGACTTTTTTGAAAAAAGAGTTGAAGAGTTAAGTGGTGGAAAAATTGATGTTCAAGTATTCCCAAATTCACAATTATATGGTGATGGTGAAGAGATGAAAGCCCTTGTAATGAACAATGTGCAATTAATTATGCCAAGTTTATCTAAGTTTACAAGTATCGCACCACAAATGCAACTTTTTGATTTACCTTTTATTTTTAGAGATAAAGCTCACTTATATAATGTAATGGATGGAGAAGTTGGAGCTATTTTAAAATCTAAAATAGATGAAAAAAAACAGATGATGGCTATGGATTATTGGGATGCTGGATTTAAACATTTTTCAAGTAGTAAACATCCAATTGTAACACCAGAAGATGCAAAAGGTTTAAAATTTAGAATTCAAAGTTCAAAAGTTTTAGAAGCACAATTTAAAGCAGTTGGTGGAAATCCTCAAGTTTTACCATTTTCAGAGGTTTATTCAGCATTACAACAAGGTGTAGTTGATGCAACTGAAAATCCATTATCAAACTTTTATACAAAAAAATTCCATGAAGTTCAATCAAATCTTACTTTAAGTAGCCATGGTTACTTAGGATATTTAGTTGTTATGAATACAAAATTCTGGAATAGTTTACCAAAAGATTTACAAGAAAATATTACTCAAGCTATGAAAGAAGCAACAGAACTAGAAAGAAGAGAATCAACAATTGAAGATGAAAATATAATGGAAGCATTAAGAAAATATTCTAAAGATACAAATAAGCTTGAAATTATAGAGTTAACACCTGAGCAAAAACAACAATGGCAAAAAGTTATGGCTGATGTTTACCCAAAATTCTATGATGTAATTGGTGAAGATTTAATCAAAAAAGCAATAGATACTAAATAG
- a CDS encoding TRAP transporter small permease, with amino-acid sequence MKKFFEITDLIVGTINQTMAVVGLSLGVLLAFINVILRYAFDMSLTWAAELTNYLFIWSALFGAAYGFKRGAHISVSLLIGKFSLAYQKFFLIFANLISILYLGLISYFGYQLVLMLVDFGEMSVDLNIPMWIPHLVLPIAFALAAYRVFEKLLELYKTDSKDIKLYNEHEDIIKEIKGEK; translated from the coding sequence ATGAAAAAATTCTTTGAAATTACTGATTTAATCGTTGGTACAATAAACCAAACAATGGCAGTCGTTGGACTGTCATTGGGGGTTTTATTAGCATTTATAAATGTAATATTAAGATATGCGTTTGATATGAGTCTTACTTGGGCTGCTGAACTTACAAACTATCTTTTTATTTGGTCTGCACTTTTTGGTGCTGCTTATGGATTTAAAAGAGGTGCTCATATTTCTGTGAGTTTACTAATTGGAAAATTCTCTTTAGCATATCAAAAATTCTTTTTGATTTTTGCAAATTTAATCTCTATTTTATATTTAGGATTAATATCATATTTTGGATATCAATTAGTTCTTATGTTAGTAGATTTTGGTGAAATGAGTGTTGATTTAAATATTCCTATGTGGATTCCACATCTTGTACTTCCTATTGCTTTTGCATTGGCAGCTTATAGGGTTTTTGAAAAATTACTAGAACTTTATAAAACAGACTCAAAAGATATAAAACTTTACAACGAACACGAAGATATTATAAAAGAAATAAAAGGAGAAAAATAA